Proteins found in one Colletes latitarsis isolate SP2378_abdomen chromosome 8, iyColLati1, whole genome shotgun sequence genomic segment:
- the LOC143345056 gene encoding beta-1,3-galactosyltransferase 5 yields MLDKRRLHASGSSPCTLIFVVALALTGCYSFWLHIDGSGSPTPYTVGASAPGYLLILPGNSTPSPQPYLINELPVDDKSTLINIKDFRFTINHDPCNRTHPLLLMLVHSAPENFLKRTIIRETWGQQSQGVALLFIVGSSDEYQASLVEENEQYKDLIQGNFLDVYRNMTYKHVMALKWATYHCPSAKYILKLDDDVFVHIPAMLDFLTRDLSPLGARRLILCDLLPVGNVKRSWRSKWRVSPQEYPGRHYPAYCAGWAILYSPDSVFLLYREAQKEPYFWIDDVHITGTLARKVNLTQTSLHYWVLTNENMQDLLSNPSSHRDFLFGPPNLTENKIRALQNLVTKPRPSSESLLN; encoded by the exons ATGCTGGATAAGCGACGGCTCCATGCCTCTGGTTCGTCGCCATGCACCCTGATTTTTGTGGTTGCCTTGGCGCTGACTGGATGCTACTCGTTCTGGCTGCACATCGATGGCTCCGGGTCCCCGACGCCGTACACCGTCGGCGCGTCGGCGCCGGGGTATTTGCTTATACTTCCTGGAAACTCGACGCCCTCCCCGCAGCCGTACTTGATAAACGAGCTTCCTGTCGATGACAAGTCCACTTTAATAAATATCAAGGACTTCAGGTTCACGATTAATCACGACCCGTGCAACAGGACGCACCCGTTGCTGTTGATGCTAGTCCACTCGGCGCCCGAGAACTTTCTCAAGAGGACCATCATACGGGAGACCTGGGGCCAGCAGTCGCAGGGCGTGGCGCTACTCTTTATAGTCGGTTCGTCCGACGAGTATCAGGCCAGCCTGGTGGAAGAGAATGAACAATACAAAGATTTGATACAAGGCAACTTTCTCGATGTCTACAGGAACATGACTTACAAGCATGTGATGGCGTTGAAATGGGCTACGTATCATTGTCCAA GTGCCAAATATATACTAAAATTAGACGACGATGTTTTTGTTCATATACCCGCCATGTTGGATTTCTTGACGCGTGATCTGTCGCCTTTGGGTGCCAGAAGGTTGATCCTTTGCGACCTTCTACCCGTGGGCAACGTAAAGAGATCCTGGCGTTCGAAATGGAGAGTCTCGCCTCAAGAATATCCTGGAAGACATTATCCCGCGTATTGCGCTGGATGGGCCATACTGTACTCTCCCGATAGCGTATTTCTTTTGTATCGCGAAGCACAGAAAGAACCGTATTTCTGGATCGACGATGTCCACATTACCGGGACGTTAGCTAGGAAAGTAAATTTAACGCAAACCTCTCTGCATTACTGGGTGCTAACCAACGAGAACATGCAGGACCTTCTGTCCAATCCGAGTTCTCATAGGGACTTTCTGTTTGGACCTCCGAATTTAACGGAAAACAAAATAAGAGCCTTACAGAATCTGGTCACTAAGCCACGGCCTAGCAGCGAAAGCCTATTAAACTGA